A window of Diabrotica virgifera virgifera chromosome 9, PGI_DIABVI_V3a contains these coding sequences:
- the LOC126891254 gene encoding uncharacterized protein LOC126891254 — protein sequence MSTKRSAVWDYFTQNSRGTSKVKCNLCFSQLACKNGSTPNMTRHLKLKHPTINIKDRRKTFNIEEQEVELDADDINTPGTSTQRLNVIDKTNTPGTSTQGLNVIDDLNTPGTSTQRLNFDEINVPGSSTSDLTSTSELTTTRNVSKTKQLAISGFIKKPIGLSRRHALDRQLLKFIVTDYQPFNIVESRNFKKFVRMLNLNYELPSRKVQSSLPTIADTVDKVKSVVEFFKRSSSATEKLKLSQKRMGCKVLKLKQDCPTRWNSTYEMLSRFHQNKESLHDSVSNLVDKLYEEVTSRFKRKYRNIDLIWEAKFLDPRFKQHGFHDDDSFKRIKEIIINKCCQIKEGDKVTKPTDDSLAIPTSSTSSKRSRFGDMWSEFDSTVDTILKKSANSRAAAIIEVDKYLHMPLISRKDDPLLWWKGNKSLFPSLFELMQRRLCIPATSVPSERIFSKTGQIITERRNRLSVEKSTKIIFLNSYFNNYDCN from the exons ATGTCCACTAAAAGAAGTGCCGTTTGGGATTATTTCACTCAAAATTCCAGGGGCACTAGTAAAGTTAAGTGTAATTTATGTTTTTCACAGTTAGCTTGTAAGAATGGATCAACGCCTAACATGACGCGACATTTGAAATTAAAGCACCCTACAATAAATATAAAGGATAGAAGAAAGACATTCAATATAGAAGAACAAGAGGTGGAATTAGATGCCGATGATATAAATACGCCGGGTACTAGTACACAACGATTAAACGTTATTGATAAAACAAATACGCCGGGTACTAGTACACAAGGATTAAACGTTATCGATGATTTAAATACGCCCGGTACTAGTACACAACGATTAAACTTCGATGAAATAAATGTCCCCGGTTCTAGTACCAGCGATTTGACAAGTACCAGCGAATTGACTACAACTAGAAATGTGTCAAAAACAAAACAACTCGCTATTAGTGGATTCATTAAAAAACCAATAGGACTTTCGAGAAGACACGCACTTGATAGGCAATTGTTAAAATTCATCGTTACTGATTACCAACCATTCAATATTGTAGAAAGTCGTAATTTCAAAAAGTTCGTTCGAATGTTAAACCTCAATTATGAACTTCCCAGCCGaaaag TGCAGTCCAGTTTGCCAACAATCGCAGATACAGTAGACAAAGTCAAGTCAGTGGTGGAATTTTTCAAGAGGAGCTCATCAGCAACTGAGAAATTAAAACTTAGTCAAAAGCGGATGGGATGTAAAGTCCTTAAACTAAAACAAGATTGTCCTACTCGATGGAACTCAACATATGAAATGTTAAGCAGGTTTCATCAAAATAAGGAATCTTTACA TGATTCTGTGAGTAATCTAGTCGATAAATTGTATGAGGAAGTTACAAGCAGATTTAAAAGAAAATATCGAAATATAGATTTAATATGGGAGGCAAAATTTTTAGATCCACGATTTAAACAACATGGATTTCACGACGATGACAGTTTTAAACgaattaaagaaattataatTAATAAATGTTGTCAGATAAAAGAGGGGGATAAAGTTACTAAACCAACTGATGACTCTTTGGCAATACCTACTTCTTCGACATCTTCAAAACGATCACGTTTTGGTGACATGTGGTCTGAATTTGATTCGACTGTGGACACTATATTAAAAAAGTCTGCTAACTCGCGTGCCGCTGCCATTATTGAGGTTGATAAATATTTACACATGCCACTAATTTCTCGCAAAGATGATCCACTTTTGTGGTGGAAAGGAAATAAGAGTTTGTTTCCCAGTCTATTTGAACTGATGCAAAGAAGACTTTGCATTCCAGCTACATCTGTACCTTCTGAAAGAATATTTTCTAAAACAGGACAGATCATAACTGAGAGACGAAATCGTTTAAGTGTTGAAAAGTCCACAAAAATTATATTTCTAAACAGCTATTTTAATAACTATGATTGTAACTAA
- the LOC126892245 gene encoding uncharacterized protein LOC126892245, with protein MLPRCDTFKEIIFTPRLIAFNESFVPVGTSKTSTVAVLWHEAISGRKKADIVSTFYAFLNKIRDSEEVVIWLDNCSGQNKNWCLYTFFVYAVSSLELNIRKITLRYFESGHTFMAADSFHHRVEQSLNRKGKVYDFVDFVDAVKTSTRNVEVIDMAFNDFYNWKDESSQYKITRLVPRPYLQQMVEVQFIRGFHTFGYKTSFEGEIISANFLKANIQKNGIAKPLSISQPRGITMERKQNIITKIGQIMPPNRIAFWKNIFVSENVDTIDD; from the coding sequence ATGCTCCCAAGATGCGATACTTTCAAAGAAATTATATTTACTCCTAGACTGATAGCCTTTAATGAGAGCTTTGTTCCAGTTGGTACTTCTAAAACTTCTACAGTTGCTGTTCTATGGCATGAAGCTATTTCTGGAAGAAAAAAGGCTGATATTGTTAGCACATTTTAtgcatttttaaacaaaattaggGATTCCGAAGAAGTTGTTATTTGGCTGGATAATTGTTCCGGTCAGAACAAAAATTGGTGCTTGTACACATTTTTTGTGTATGCTGTAAGCTCATTAGAATTGAACATTAGGAAAATAACCCTAAGATATTTTGAGTCAGGTCATACATTTATGGCAGCTGACTCATTTCACCATAGAGTCGAGCAATCATTAAATCGAAAAGGTAAAGTTTATGACTTCGTTGATTTTGTAGATGCGGTTAAAACGTCAACACGTAATGTCGAAGTTATCGACATGgcttttaatgatttttacaaCTGGAAAGACGAATCATCTCAATATAAAATAACAAGGTTGGTCCCTCGTCCGTACCTTCAACAAATGGTGGAAGTTCAGTTCATCAGAGGTTTCCATACATTTGGTTATAAAACTAGTTTTGAAGGAGAAATCATAAGTGCCAATTTTTTAAAGGCTAATATCCAAAAAAATGGCATTGCAAAACCACTCTCTATCTCTCAACCACGAGGTATTACCATGGAAAGAAAACAGAATATAATCACTAAAATTGGTCAAATAATGCCCCCAAATCGCATTgcattttggaaaaatatttttgtcagcgAAAATGTGGACACAATTGAtgattaa